A stretch of the Porifericola rhodea genome encodes the following:
- a CDS encoding NIPSNAP family protein, with protein sequence MKRRSFVKNSVATLAATASAASLSTAADLQQASKEYYELRVYQLKSGGKLSVFEEYLSKAVIPALNNIGINNIGVFTEMGKSDPPKLYMLIPYQSLEQFASAEEKIKKQAVYQDNSKNYMSATSDNPNFIRIYNYLLEAFDVIPKMKVPEKGERIFELRDYESFSEEAGMRKVEMFNKDEMDIFYKTGLDPVFFGKTMVGQDLPNLIYMLVFDNIEERDANWKKFSNHPDWKRVSGMEKYANTVSQVKRTFLLPTSYSQI encoded by the coding sequence ATGAAAAGAAGATCCTTTGTAAAAAACTCAGTGGCTACCCTGGCAGCCACAGCAAGCGCAGCTAGTTTAAGTACTGCTGCAGACCTACAGCAAGCTTCTAAAGAGTATTATGAGCTTAGGGTATACCAGCTAAAATCTGGTGGTAAACTATCCGTTTTTGAAGAATACCTAAGCAAGGCCGTTATTCCTGCACTCAACAATATTGGCATTAATAACATTGGTGTATTTACTGAAATGGGTAAGTCTGATCCTCCTAAACTGTATATGCTTATCCCTTATCAGTCTTTAGAGCAGTTTGCCAGCGCCGAAGAAAAAATCAAAAAACAGGCAGTATATCAGGACAATAGCAAAAACTATATGTCTGCGACTTCTGATAACCCTAATTTTATCCGCATCTATAACTATTTGCTGGAAGCTTTTGATGTTATTCCTAAAATGAAGGTGCCAGAAAAAGGAGAGCGTATATTTGAGCTAAGAGATTACGAGAGCTTTAGCGAAGAAGCTGGTATGCGCAAAGTAGAAATGTTTAATAAAGATGAGATGGATATCTTCTACAAAACGGGCCTGGATCCAGTCTTTTTTGGAAAAACTATGGTAGGTCAGGATCTGCCCAACCTGATTTATATGCTGGTTTTTGATAACATTGAGGAGCGAGATGCAAACTGGAAGAAGTTCAGCAACCATCCAGACTGGAAGCGTGTATCGGGTATGGAAAAATATGCCAATACTGTTTCTCAGGTAAAGCGCACTTTCTTACTCCCTACCAGCTATTCACAAATATAA
- the mutS gene encoding DNA mismatch repair protein MutS: MPSAKAKTAKKEARQSTKKETPLMKQYNAVKGKYPGALLLFRVGDFYETFGEDAITASKVLDIVLTKRANGSASEVELAGFPHHALDNYLTKLVRAGHRVAICDQLEDPKFAKGVVKRGVTELVTPGLSFNDNVLDRKRNNYLASLHFDKTKVGIALLDLSTGEFLTSCGSTAYIEKLLQSFNPAEVIYCKRDRKTYEELFRDQYNTYRLEDWLFTHDYAYEKLTKHFNTQSLKGFGVENLEEGIIAAGAVLHYLEETEHKEIRHISAIARIEEEKYVWLDKFTIRNLELVFPQHEGGVPLIEVLDKTCTPMGARLLKKWIVLPLKSKTAIEERLQTVEALLNQEELRKQIIQYLKTIGDLERLISKVAAGRINPREMIQLKRALKHSIPVKQLLASVDIPQLKKLADQLHTCEFILDKIEKELRDDPPLVTNQGGLIRDGIDEELDELNKIAYSGKDYLEQVRQREIKNTGISSLKLSYNKVFGYYLEVSNAHKDKVPQEWIRKQTLVNAERYITQELKTYEEKILHAEEKLTHIEQKIYQDLILATAEFITQIQQNARTLAVVDCLSSFAQIAFQNRYAKPELSDEEVIDIKEGRHPVIEKQMTPGENYVPNDIYLDNEKQQIIIITGPNMAGKSALLRQTALIVLMAQMGSFVPATQAHIGIVDKVFTRVGASDNLAKGESTFMVEMTETASIINNLSSKSLLLMDEIGRGTSTYDGISIAWSIVEYLHNHPRFQAKTLFATHYHELNQLANDFDRIKNYNVAVKEVNNKILFLRKLKEGGSEHSFGIHVAQMAGMPQQVVMRANEIMHHLEKDKINGISDQQMKEIPKQQNFQLSLFEADPKFVKIKEMLEQTDINTVSPVEALLKLNELQLIMKS; encoded by the coding sequence ATGCCTAGCGCGAAAGCTAAGACTGCCAAGAAAGAAGCTCGGCAGAGTACAAAAAAAGAAACCCCTCTTATGAAACAATATAATGCAGTTAAGGGCAAATACCCCGGAGCATTACTATTGTTTAGAGTAGGCGATTTTTACGAGACTTTTGGAGAAGATGCCATCACTGCCAGCAAAGTGCTGGATATAGTGCTGACCAAACGGGCAAACGGCTCGGCTTCAGAGGTTGAGCTGGCTGGCTTTCCTCATCATGCGCTGGACAACTACCTGACCAAGCTGGTACGCGCAGGGCATAGAGTAGCCATATGTGATCAGCTGGAAGACCCCAAGTTTGCAAAAGGAGTGGTAAAACGAGGCGTAACCGAGCTGGTAACTCCAGGTCTCTCTTTTAACGACAATGTGCTGGACCGCAAACGTAACAATTATCTGGCGTCGCTGCATTTTGACAAAACTAAAGTTGGGATTGCTTTGCTGGATTTATCTACCGGAGAGTTTCTTACCTCTTGTGGTAGCACCGCCTACATAGAAAAATTATTGCAAAGCTTTAATCCGGCCGAGGTCATTTATTGTAAGCGTGATCGTAAAACCTACGAAGAGCTGTTTAGAGATCAGTATAATACTTATCGGTTAGAAGACTGGTTATTTACCCACGACTATGCTTACGAGAAGCTAACAAAACACTTTAATACCCAATCGCTCAAAGGTTTTGGAGTAGAAAACCTGGAAGAAGGTATTATCGCGGCAGGTGCCGTACTACACTATCTGGAAGAAACAGAGCACAAAGAGATTAGGCATATTTCCGCCATCGCGCGTATTGAAGAAGAAAAATATGTATGGCTGGATAAGTTTACTATCCGAAATCTGGAGCTGGTTTTTCCTCAGCATGAAGGTGGTGTGCCTCTGATAGAAGTGCTGGATAAAACCTGTACACCTATGGGGGCACGCTTGTTAAAGAAATGGATTGTATTGCCGCTCAAATCTAAAACGGCTATAGAGGAGCGGCTACAAACGGTAGAAGCTTTGCTAAATCAGGAAGAGCTTCGCAAGCAAATTATACAATACCTTAAAACTATCGGTGACCTTGAGCGCCTGATCTCAAAAGTAGCTGCTGGCCGTATTAACCCTCGGGAAATGATACAGCTGAAGCGGGCTCTGAAGCATAGTATTCCTGTAAAGCAGCTTCTGGCTTCGGTAGACATCCCTCAGTTGAAAAAGCTGGCCGATCAGCTGCATACCTGTGAGTTTATTCTGGACAAAATAGAAAAGGAGCTTCGGGATGATCCACCATTGGTCACTAACCAGGGAGGGCTGATTAGAGATGGTATTGATGAAGAACTGGATGAGCTCAATAAAATAGCCTATTCTGGCAAAGACTACCTGGAGCAGGTAAGGCAACGCGAAATTAAAAACACTGGTATAAGTTCGCTCAAGCTCTCATACAATAAGGTTTTTGGTTACTACCTGGAAGTGAGTAATGCTCATAAAGACAAAGTGCCTCAGGAGTGGATCAGAAAGCAAACATTGGTAAATGCAGAGCGCTACATCACGCAGGAGCTTAAGACTTATGAAGAGAAAATCCTGCATGCCGAAGAGAAGCTCACGCATATAGAGCAAAAAATCTATCAGGATCTGATACTGGCCACCGCCGAGTTTATTACCCAGATACAGCAAAATGCACGTACGCTGGCGGTGGTAGACTGCCTCTCTTCTTTTGCGCAAATTGCATTTCAAAACCGATATGCCAAACCTGAACTGAGCGATGAGGAAGTTATAGATATTAAAGAAGGACGGCACCCTGTGATAGAGAAGCAAATGACACCTGGTGAAAACTATGTGCCTAATGATATTTATCTGGATAACGAAAAGCAGCAGATTATTATCATTACCGGGCCTAATATGGCTGGAAAATCGGCATTGCTGCGCCAAACGGCTCTCATTGTACTCATGGCCCAAATGGGGTCTTTTGTGCCGGCAACGCAAGCACACATCGGTATAGTTGATAAAGTATTTACCCGTGTAGGAGCTTCAGATAATCTGGCAAAGGGAGAGTCAACTTTTATGGTAGAGATGACCGAAACAGCCAGTATTATTAACAATCTGAGTAGTAAAAGTCTACTGCTGATGGATGAGATTGGCAGAGGCACCAGTACTTATGATGGTATTTCTATAGCCTGGTCTATTGTAGAGTATCTGCACAACCACCCTCGCTTCCAGGCCAAAACGCTATTTGCTACGCACTATCACGAGCTTAATCAGCTTGCCAATGATTTTGACAGAATCAAAAATTATAATGTAGCAGTAAAAGAGGTCAATAATAAAATTCTTTTTCTACGAAAGCTCAAAGAGGGCGGCAGCGAACATAGCTTTGGCATTCATGTAGCGCAGATGGCAGGCATGCCCCAGCAGGTGGTTATGCGGGCTAATGAGATAATGCACCATCTGGAGAAAGATAAGATCAACGGAATATCCGATCAGCAGATGAAAGAAATTCCGAAACAGCAGAACTTTCAGTTATCCTTGTTTGAAGCGGACCCTAAGTTTGTCAAAATTAAAGAGATGCTAGAGCAAACGGATATTAATACAGTATCGCCGGTAGAAGCACTGCTTAAGCTTAATGAACTTCAGCTGATTATGAAGTCTTAA
- a CDS encoding PAS domain S-box protein encodes MRKTPQYLKMDKGKLNEIFNDATEAVVIFDQQGSVIFLNSAAANLFQYSSADAEGKSIFDLIEQDVHYEIRSYLHQRPTQPEQSFFEQKAFIIRQDEQILPVSFQLSTITHEKSNIYMMVIEALAAGEDALSLNYKLLADNIPDIVSLYNAQHQCLYVNLAVRQIYGYRQAEYIGIGGFFELIVDEDKARLQQEIAEDTRNRVALKTYTYRAYQSNGDLIQVQNVVKRTYDTQGELSRLIAYEKKLAQDRESVPPPAPETALFLLDAQWKVNYISSSAHKLLDTQGLEQQAFTDLLHPEDQPKILKAKEEAVLNGISSTQNLIRIKQGDTYLRVRAMLDRFYNDKGEQTHATVRLYPIQEFDIAPELPTPHYLHLIAKHVEEVVCFFQQDYTIKYISPSVFQLLGYSSQELEGKQLIDFVHTDDKLKAQIYFQNASKLKAETLRCSFVCKDGATIKLELDFRIIEEPIQSRDTLPLLLILKQPIHTSNNTEPSALFEEVFHYLADGIALIELPSQKLTKVNPKFLEVFQADTEDAISTDLSQLFDQCIDISPLVKALQDKKALQQNFKCVNLKKQSFWANVALSFFQAGGQTYALLRISDISDFKQNEEKLQEAWAEAEQTLKTREEFLSTMSHEIRTPLNAVLGMTHLMLQGTPREDQIKLLQTLKFSGDSLTALINDVLDYSKIEAGKLEFAKDDFNLREFLQGIKMTYKSLAQEKGLLFRTLVEDELPEVLNGDVNRLGQILNNLLSNAIKFTEDGQITLSICVDKETEEKIILLFEVVDTGIGIPDNKQAVIFDPYKQASERTSQYFGGTGLGLSIVKKLVDMFDGEIELLSEENKGSTFKVKIPFNKSELAISHPSQSDQSFIHKFQPLDGLKVLYVEDVIPNQFLMEGLCDTWHIQLDTALNGLEALDKVKQNHYDLILMDIQMPEMDGFEAAQEIRKLEDPHYSNIPILALSASVSDRTRLRIKENGMNDYIAKPIDPKDLHHKLSFFSSIKANSLVAPAAEMGEGENDVLTENILLDNPDFSQLKALYINDIPDYVKILEQILKLTESSNVSILNALKISNVEMFRVNNHKLMSYVRLMRLEHLEEVIDEIKAQFDSQNPSFDDLAPVIKLHLNNFIHNLKREIEDHKL; translated from the coding sequence GTGAGGAAGACTCCTCAGTACCTAAAAATGGATAAAGGCAAACTCAATGAGATTTTCAATGATGCAACCGAAGCGGTAGTTATATTTGACCAGCAGGGGAGCGTCATTTTCTTAAATTCCGCTGCCGCTAATCTGTTTCAGTACTCTTCTGCAGATGCAGAGGGCAAAAGTATATTTGACCTGATTGAGCAGGATGTTCACTACGAGATTCGTTCGTACCTCCACCAGCGCCCTACCCAGCCAGAACAATCCTTCTTTGAACAAAAAGCTTTTATCATTCGTCAGGACGAACAAATACTGCCCGTAAGTTTTCAGCTAAGTACGATAACTCACGAAAAGAGCAATATTTACATGATGGTGATAGAAGCACTAGCGGCAGGAGAAGATGCCCTGAGCCTAAACTATAAGCTGCTTGCAGATAATATCCCCGATATAGTTTCTCTCTACAATGCACAGCACCAGTGTTTGTATGTAAACCTGGCAGTACGCCAAATATATGGTTACCGTCAGGCAGAGTATATTGGCATAGGAGGTTTCTTTGAACTTATAGTGGACGAAGATAAAGCACGTTTACAGCAGGAGATAGCTGAAGACACCCGTAATAGGGTAGCCCTTAAAACATACACCTACCGTGCATACCAAAGTAATGGAGACCTGATCCAGGTACAGAATGTAGTAAAACGCACGTATGACACTCAGGGGGAGCTGTCGCGCCTGATTGCTTACGAAAAAAAGCTTGCGCAAGATAGAGAGAGTGTTCCACCTCCTGCACCAGAAACTGCTCTTTTCTTATTAGATGCACAATGGAAGGTAAACTACATCAGTAGTTCTGCACATAAACTTTTAGACACTCAGGGCCTGGAACAGCAAGCATTTACCGACTTACTACACCCTGAAGACCAGCCAAAAATACTTAAAGCAAAAGAGGAGGCCGTGCTTAACGGCATCTCTAGCACACAGAATTTAATTCGTATAAAACAGGGAGATACATACTTAAGAGTAAGAGCTATGCTGGATCGTTTTTATAACGACAAAGGCGAGCAAACTCATGCTACAGTAAGGCTCTACCCAATACAGGAATTTGACATAGCTCCTGAACTGCCTACACCTCATTATCTCCATCTTATTGCCAAGCATGTAGAAGAGGTGGTTTGCTTTTTCCAGCAAGACTACACAATCAAATATATTAGCCCATCGGTATTTCAGCTATTAGGCTATAGTTCGCAGGAGCTGGAAGGCAAACAGCTTATAGACTTCGTACATACTGATGATAAATTGAAAGCGCAGATTTATTTTCAGAATGCGAGTAAGCTGAAAGCCGAAACACTAAGATGTAGCTTCGTATGCAAAGATGGAGCAACTATTAAGCTGGAATTAGATTTTAGAATAATAGAAGAACCCATCCAGAGTCGCGACACCCTCCCGCTACTATTAATTCTCAAACAACCGATTCATACTAGCAACAATACCGAACCCTCAGCCCTGTTTGAAGAGGTTTTCCATTATCTGGCAGATGGCATAGCCTTGATTGAGCTTCCCTCGCAAAAGCTGACTAAGGTAAACCCTAAGTTTTTAGAAGTATTTCAGGCGGATACAGAAGATGCTATTAGTACAGATTTATCTCAGCTTTTTGATCAGTGTATAGATATTTCTCCTTTAGTAAAGGCCCTACAGGACAAAAAAGCTCTGCAACAGAACTTTAAATGTGTCAACCTGAAAAAGCAAAGTTTTTGGGCAAATGTGGCTCTCTCATTCTTTCAGGCAGGTGGACAAACCTATGCTTTATTACGCATCTCTGATATCAGCGACTTTAAGCAAAATGAAGAAAAACTACAGGAAGCCTGGGCAGAGGCGGAGCAGACCTTAAAAACTCGCGAAGAGTTCTTATCCACCATGAGCCATGAGATTAGAACACCCCTTAATGCGGTGCTGGGGATGACTCACCTCATGCTACAGGGAACCCCTCGCGAAGATCAAATTAAGCTATTGCAAACCCTTAAGTTCTCTGGAGACAGCCTGACAGCATTAATTAATGATGTACTGGACTACTCCAAGATAGAAGCAGGAAAGCTGGAGTTTGCCAAAGATGACTTTAACCTTCGGGAGTTTTTGCAGGGCATTAAAATGACCTACAAGAGCCTGGCACAGGAAAAGGGCCTGCTCTTTCGCACTCTGGTAGAGGACGAATTACCTGAAGTGCTTAATGGTGATGTAAACCGCCTTGGGCAAATATTAAATAACCTACTGAGCAATGCTATAAAATTTACTGAAGATGGGCAAATTACGCTTAGTATTTGCGTAGATAAAGAAACTGAAGAAAAGATAATATTACTGTTTGAGGTAGTAGATACGGGTATTGGTATACCTGACAATAAGCAGGCTGTCATCTTTGACCCCTACAAACAGGCTAGCGAACGTACTTCACAATATTTTGGAGGCACGGGTCTAGGACTGTCTATAGTAAAAAAATTAGTAGACATGTTTGACGGCGAGATAGAGCTGCTAAGTGAAGAGAACAAAGGTTCTACCTTTAAAGTAAAAATTCCTTTTAATAAGTCGGAACTGGCGATTAGCCACCCCTCTCAAAGCGATCAGAGTTTTATTCATAAATTTCAGCCCCTAGATGGGCTCAAAGTGCTGTATGTAGAGGATGTTATACCTAACCAGTTTCTAATGGAAGGACTGTGCGATACCTGGCATATACAGCTAGATACTGCGCTGAACGGACTGGAAGCTCTGGATAAGGTAAAGCAAAATCATTACGACCTTATTTTAATGGATATACAGATGCCCGAAATGGATGGCTTTGAAGCCGCTCAGGAAATACGTAAGCTGGAAGACCCGCATTATAGCAATATCCCTATACTGGCTTTGTCTGCCTCTGTATCTGACCGCACAAGGCTACGCATCAAAGAAAATGGCATGAACGATTACATCGCCAAGCCTATAGACCCTAAAGACCTACACCATAAGCTCAGTTTTTTCTCTAGCATAAAAGCCAACAGCTTAGTAGCGCCAGCAGCAGAAATGGGTGAAGGGGAAAATGACGTACTCACAGAAAATATATTGCTGGACAACCCGGACTTCTCCCAACTGAAGGCTTTGTATATTAACGACATTCCGGATTACGTTAAAATTCTGGAACAGATTCTTAAGCTTACGGAATCCAGCAATGTCTCTATTCTTAATGCCCTCAAGATTAGCAATGTAGAAATGTTTAGAGTCAACAACCATAAGCTTATGTCATATGTGAGGTTAATGCGTCTGGAGCATCTGGAAGAAGTGATTGATGAAATTAAGGCACAGTTTGATTCACAAAACCCTTCTTTTGATGATCTTGCTCCTGTAATCAAGCTCCATCTCAACAACTTTATACACAACCTAAAACGAGAAATTGAGGACCACAAACTATGA